The Methanoculleus thermophilus genome contains a region encoding:
- the serS gene encoding serine--tRNA ligase yields the protein MLELKFVRAHPEIVRADLTKRGDTEKLAWVDEVLEMDRRVRELTVEIGDLRNRKNVISREISQARKAGQDTAGLLAEAANLPARVKEAEAERDRLTEAVKYRLMRLPNILHESVPIGKDDTDNVEIRRWGEPKVPPFELKNHGALAVEHDWADFERAAKIAGSGFYFLKGRLALLDMALQRFAMDLLVKRGYTPIIPPYMLNRAAYEGVTDLADFENVMYKIDGEDEYLIATSEHPMAAMYSGEIFEEKDLPLRLAGLSPCFRREIGAHGIDTKGLFRVHQFHKVEQFIFATPEQSWDLHEELLANAEEVFQQLGLPYRVVLICTGDIGTVAAKKYDLEVWMPREERYREAVSCSNCTAYQAVRLNIKVRDPTEFTKKRYVHTLNSTAIATSRAIRAILENYQNEDGSVTIPKVLRPYLYGEETL from the coding sequence ATGCTTGAGTTGAAGTTCGTTCGTGCGCACCCCGAGATCGTCAGGGCAGACCTCACGAAGAGAGGAGACACCGAGAAACTGGCCTGGGTCGACGAGGTGCTGGAGATGGACCGGAGAGTACGGGAACTCACCGTAGAGATTGGGGACCTGCGCAACCGGAAAAACGTTATATCTCGCGAGATCAGCCAGGCAAGGAAGGCCGGACAGGATACCGCGGGTCTTCTAGCGGAGGCGGCGAACCTTCCCGCACGGGTCAAGGAGGCGGAGGCGGAGCGCGACCGCCTTACTGAAGCTGTGAAGTACCGCCTGATGCGGCTCCCGAACATCCTCCACGAGAGCGTGCCCATCGGCAAGGACGATACTGATAACGTCGAGATACGGCGGTGGGGCGAGCCTAAGGTTCCTCCGTTTGAACTGAAAAACCACGGCGCGCTCGCCGTCGAGCATGACTGGGCGGACTTCGAACGCGCGGCAAAGATCGCCGGCTCCGGGTTTTACTTCTTAAAGGGCAGGCTCGCTCTGCTCGATATGGCTCTTCAGCGGTTTGCAATGGACCTCCTTGTCAAGCGCGGCTACACCCCGATAATTCCCCCGTATATGCTGAACCGGGCCGCATACGAGGGCGTGACGGATCTCGCCGACTTCGAGAACGTTATGTATAAGATCGATGGCGAGGACGAGTATCTCATTGCAACGAGCGAGCACCCGATGGCCGCGATGTACAGCGGTGAGATCTTCGAGGAGAAGGATCTTCCGCTCCGGCTGGCGGGCCTAAGCCCGTGCTTCCGGCGCGAGATCGGGGCGCATGGGATCGATACAAAGGGGCTCTTCCGCGTTCACCAGTTCCACAAAGTAGAGCAGTTCATCTTTGCGACGCCGGAGCAGTCCTGGGACCTCCACGAGGAACTGCTGGCGAACGCCGAGGAGGTCTTCCAGCAGCTCGGCCTCCCCTACCGGGTCGTCCTGATCTGCACGGGGGACATCGGGACCGTTGCCGCAAAGAAGTACGACCTCGAGGTCTGGATGCCCCGCGAGGAGCGTTACCGCGAGGCGGTATCATGCTCGAACTGCACGGCTTACCAGGCGGTCAGGCTGAATATCAAGGTGCGCGATCCGACCGAGTTCACCAAGAAGCGCTACGTCCACACCCTAAACAGCACCGCGATCGCGACCTCGCGCGCGATCCGGGCGATCCTCGAGAACTACCAGAACGAGGACGGGTCGGTCACGATCCCGAAGGTCCTCAGGCCCTACCTCTACGGCGAAGAGACGCTGTAG
- a CDS encoding metal ABC transporter permease — MFEVLGFEFFRNALIAGALASIACGIIGTYVVVRRMVSVSGGISHAAFGGIGLGYFLGIDPLLGATGFTVATALGMGALQLRARQQMDTLIGAVWAAGMAVGILFVYLTPGFAPDLFSYLFGNILLVPRGDILLMAILVAVIIVTVVFLYRELQAITFDPDYATVMNLPVERLSLLLLVLIALTVVMLIRVVGIILVIALLTLPAAISRLYTTRIWSMMFLAAVLGIVFTTAGIWLSYLVNVPSGATIILVSTLAYAGALGAERLRQGT; from the coding sequence ATGTTTGAGGTGCTCGGTTTTGAGTTCTTCAGAAATGCTCTCATCGCAGGGGCTCTCGCGAGCATCGCCTGCGGGATCATCGGGACCTATGTTGTGGTTCGGCGGATGGTCTCGGTCAGCGGCGGGATCTCCCATGCGGCCTTCGGCGGGATCGGGCTTGGCTACTTCCTCGGGATAGATCCCCTTCTTGGTGCAACCGGATTCACCGTCGCAACAGCGCTCGGGATGGGGGCGCTCCAGCTCCGGGCCCGGCAGCAGATGGATACGCTCATCGGTGCAGTCTGGGCGGCCGGGATGGCCGTAGGCATCCTCTTCGTCTACCTAACGCCCGGGTTCGCCCCGGACCTCTTCTCCTACCTCTTTGGGAATATTCTCCTTGTGCCGCGGGGGGATATCCTGCTGATGGCGATCCTTGTGGCCGTCATCATCGTCACCGTGGTCTTTCTCTACCGGGAGCTCCAGGCGATCACTTTCGACCCGGATTACGCAACGGTCATGAATCTGCCGGTCGAGCGGCTCTCGCTCCTCCTTCTCGTTCTGATCGCACTAACAGTGGTGATGCTGATTCGGGTTGTTGGGATCATCCTGGTGATCGCCCTCCTCACCCTCCCGGCGGCGATCAGCCGCCTTTATACGACCCGCATCTGGAGCATGATGTTCCTCGCCGCCGTTCTCGGGATCGTATTCACTACGGCAGGGATCTGGCTATCGTATCTCGTGAATGTCCCATCGGGGGCGACGATCATTCTGGTGAGCACGCTCGCGTACGCGGGTGCTCTTGGGGCTGAGCGCCTCCGACAGGGGACTTAA
- a CDS encoding metal ABC transporter ATP-binding protein, translating to MKSPVIEVDDVWVRLRGQTVLEGVSLAVHSNDFYAIIGPNGGGKTTLLRVILGLLTPCRGEVRILGATGAEMRKDLGYVPQFRTFDFEYPITVREMVLSGRLGHIKRHPRRYSKEDNARAEEALETMHIADLADRQIRDLSGGEQQRAIIARALVSDPKALLLDEPTVYVDAPTEAQFYKILDQLRERMAIVMVTHDIGVIPAHVTRVACLNRRLYTHDTNEITPDMLEAAYRCPVDLIAHGIPHRVFSKHSREEE from the coding sequence ATGAAGAGCCCCGTCATCGAGGTCGATGATGTCTGGGTCAGGCTGCGCGGCCAGACCGTGCTCGAGGGGGTGAGCCTGGCGGTCCACTCAAACGATTTCTACGCAATCATCGGGCCGAACGGCGGCGGGAAGACGACACTCCTCCGGGTGATCCTCGGTCTCCTCACCCCCTGCCGCGGGGAGGTCCGTATTCTTGGTGCCACGGGAGCGGAGATGCGAAAGGATCTCGGCTATGTACCTCAATTCCGGACATTCGACTTCGAGTATCCCATAACCGTGCGCGAGATGGTCCTCTCCGGCCGCCTTGGCCACATCAAGCGCCATCCACGCCGCTATAGTAAGGAGGACAATGCCCGGGCAGAGGAAGCGCTTGAGACGATGCATATCGCCGATCTTGCCGACCGGCAGATCCGGGATCTCTCGGGCGGCGAGCAGCAGCGGGCGATCATCGCCCGTGCACTCGTCAGCGATCCAAAGGCCCTGCTCCTCGACGAACCGACGGTCTACGTGGATGCCCCGACGGAGGCGCAGTTCTACAAAATCCTGGACCAACTCCGCGAACGGATGGCGATCGTCATGGTAACCCACGATATCGGTGTCATTCCTGCACACGTGACCCGGGTTGCCTGTTTGAACCGGCGCCTCTATACTCACGATACAAACGAGATCACACCGGATATGCTCGAAGCCGCATACCGCTGCCCGGTGGATCTGATCGCCCACGGGATCCCCCACCGGGTCTTCTCAAAACACTCGCGGGAGGAGGAGTGA
- a CDS encoding metal ABC transporter solute-binding protein, Zn/Mn family produces the protein MRSQRKGNTAPISPVAAILAVLLLAAVTAGCTETGEEGEKDIVVAVTIPPEQEFVERVGGDHVRVIVLVPQGADPHTYEPPPGVLAGVAEAKMYAAVGSGIEFELAWMDKIASLNRNMLVVDCSRGVDLISTGEGSHQGTDPHIWVSPRNAKVMVENICEGLMEVDPANADEYRRNADAYLEELDRLDAEIARALAESGVEKIMVYHSSWAYLARDYGLVEVPIEDEGKEPSPQRIERLVTLARDEGIKVIFASPEHSTRSAEVIADEIDGTVVTISSLEKDYIENMRYVASVFAGSSEP, from the coding sequence ATGAGGTCGCAGCGCAAAGGCAACACCGCCCCAATATCCCCTGTTGCAGCCATACTTGCAGTTCTCCTGCTTGCAGCAGTCACGGCAGGGTGTACCGAAACCGGGGAGGAGGGAGAGAAAGATATCGTCGTCGCGGTCACCATACCGCCCGAACAGGAATTTGTGGAGCGTGTTGGAGGCGACCACGTTCGGGTGATCGTGCTCGTGCCGCAGGGAGCCGATCCGCATACCTATGAACCGCCGCCAGGAGTCCTCGCCGGGGTTGCAGAGGCAAAGATGTATGCAGCGGTAGGATCGGGGATCGAGTTTGAACTCGCCTGGATGGATAAGATCGCCTCACTGAACCGCAATATGCTGGTCGTTGACTGCTCGCGCGGCGTCGACCTGATATCGACAGGCGAAGGCAGCCACCAGGGAACCGACCCGCATATCTGGGTCTCCCCGAGGAACGCGAAAGTCATGGTAGAGAATATCTGTGAAGGGCTCATGGAGGTAGATCCGGCAAACGCCGATGAGTATCGCCGAAATGCCGATGCCTACCTGGAGGAACTTGACAGACTTGATGCCGAGATCGCTCGCGCGCTTGCTGAGTCGGGCGTAGAAAAGATCATGGTCTACCACTCGTCATGGGCCTATCTAGCCCGTGACTACGGTCTTGTCGAGGTACCCATCGAGGACGAAGGGAAAGAACCCTCCCCACAGAGGATCGAGCGCCTCGTCACGCTGGCAAGGGACGAGGGGATCAAGGTGATATTCGCATCGCCCGAGCACTCCACCCGGAGCGCTGAGGTGATCGCCGACGAGATCGACGGCACGGTGGTGACGATAAGTTCCCTCGAAAAGGACTACATCGAAAACATGCGCTACGTGGCCTCGGTCTTTGCAGGGAGCAGCGAACCATGA
- a CDS encoding metal-dependent transcriptional regulator, whose product MQEITGHELSAKKAEYLKYIHMQGGTAKTSEIATHFSVAPSTVTKALTEIAKAGYLEHSPYHGVKLTPRGGDYARFLIRRHRIVALVLSRHGLEPDEACREAKKIEQYFSKDLTDRMCTSLGHPMMSVCGEIEHDHCCCPSSDGRR is encoded by the coding sequence ATGCAGGAGATCACCGGGCACGAGCTCTCTGCGAAAAAGGCAGAATATCTCAAATACATCCATATGCAGGGCGGCACCGCGAAAACGAGCGAGATCGCCACACATTTCTCGGTCGCGCCCTCGACGGTGACAAAGGCGCTCACGGAGATTGCAAAAGCAGGATACCTCGAGCACTCACCATATCACGGGGTGAAACTCACTCCCCGCGGTGGCGACTACGCCCGGTTTCTGATCCGGCGTCATCGGATCGTCGCCCTGGTGCTCAGCCGGCACGGTCTTGAGCCAGACGAGGCATGCAGGGAGGCGAAAAAGATAGAGCAGTATTTCTCAAAAGACCTCACCGACCGAATGTGCACCTCGCTCGGACATCCGATGATGAGCGTCTGCGGCGAGATCGAGCACGATCACTGCTGCTGCCCTTCAAGTGATGGCCGGCGGTGA
- a CDS encoding tRNA (N(6)-L-threonylcarbamoyladenosine(37)-C(2))-methylthiotransferase translates to MVITLDNLQGKKVYIESYGCTYNHADTRRLEAILEGLGCQLTGPDEADAVIINTCTVIGATERKILRRLAAFADRDLYVTGCMPLVQEELIRSVCTPQIIHPDEIHRLSSGVGTRSPGAVGVVQVASGCVGRCSYCVTRLARGRLKSAPPDEIINAVRNLAASGAYEIQLTGQDVAAWGLDRGESLPDLLRAISEVPGRFALRLGMMHPASVLRILDPLVDAYGSEKVFRFLHLPVQSGSDTVLERMQRGYRAADVLTIVDTFRERYPDMMISSDFITGFPGETEAEFQETLEHLQRAAFVKVNITRYSRRPGTPAAALKDLPERVRKVRSRALLREGDRIYDQYNETWIGRETPIVATEKNAPGSTVCRNPCYLNVVIKEDLPFGFSGRAVITENHRHYVIGELVPGDDRGEV, encoded by the coding sequence ATGGTCATTACCCTGGATAACTTACAAGGAAAGAAGGTTTACATCGAGAGTTATGGGTGCACCTACAATCACGCCGACACCCGGAGGCTTGAAGCGATACTGGAAGGTCTCGGCTGCCAATTGACCGGGCCGGACGAGGCGGACGCTGTGATCATAAACACCTGCACGGTGATTGGTGCAACGGAACGTAAGATTCTCCGACGCCTTGCGGCGTTCGCCGACCGGGACCTCTATGTGACCGGGTGCATGCCGCTTGTCCAGGAGGAGTTGATACGATCGGTCTGCACCCCACAGATCATACACCCGGACGAAATCCACAGGCTCTCCAGCGGCGTGGGAACCCGTAGTCCTGGAGCTGTCGGTGTGGTGCAGGTGGCAAGCGGATGCGTCGGCCGGTGCAGTTACTGCGTCACGCGACTTGCGCGAGGACGGTTGAAGAGCGCGCCGCCCGACGAGATCATCAATGCCGTCCGAAACCTTGCCGCATCGGGGGCCTACGAGATCCAGCTGACCGGACAGGACGTGGCTGCCTGGGGACTCGACCGGGGCGAGTCCCTCCCAGATCTTTTGAGGGCGATCTCAGAAGTCCCCGGACGGTTCGCTCTCCGGCTGGGGATGATGCACCCCGCCTCGGTTCTTCGGATCCTCGATCCCCTGGTTGATGCCTATGGGAGCGAGAAGGTCTTTCGGTTTCTCCACCTCCCTGTCCAGTCAGGCTCAGATACAGTTCTAGAGCGGATGCAACGCGGGTACCGTGCGGCGGATGTTTTGACGATCGTCGATACGTTCCGGGAACGCTACCCGGATATGATGATCTCATCGGACTTCATCACCGGCTTCCCCGGAGAGACGGAGGCGGAGTTCCAGGAAACGCTCGAACACCTCCAACGCGCAGCATTTGTGAAGGTGAACATCACCCGCTATTCCCGGCGACCCGGCACACCCGCCGCAGCCTTGAAAGACCTCCCCGAGCGGGTGCGGAAAGTCCGGTCCCGGGCGCTCCTTCGTGAGGGGGACCGGATCTACGACCAGTACAACGAAACCTGGATTGGAAGAGAGACTCCAATCGTTGCAACAGAGAAGAACGCACCCGGATCGACCGTCTGCCGGAACCCGTGCTACCTCAACGTTGTCATCAAAGAGGATCTGCCGTTCGGATTCTCCGGCCGGGCGGTGATCACGGAGAACCACCGGCACTATGTCATCGGGGAGTTGGTCCCGGGCGATGATCGGGGCGAAGTTTAG
- the nadX gene encoding aspartate dehydrogenase, with the protein MIKIGLLGCGNVGHIIATHAESIQVVAVFDIIPERAERLAALCHARPYTDFDAFMREDFSIVVEAASVDAVRNYAEKVLRSGRDIILLSSGALADAEFRDHLVGVAREAGRKIRIPSGAILGLDNLKIGQVSPPTKLLLRTTKPPSSLGMSATRRMEIFKGLAHDCIRQYPKNINVAVALGLAAGRDADVELWVDPEAERNTHEIFVEGDFGDIYVRVRNVPSPDNPATSYMAALSILTLLKNLENPLVVGT; encoded by the coding sequence ATGATTAAAATAGGGTTGCTGGGATGCGGCAACGTTGGACATATCATCGCCACGCACGCTGAGAGCATCCAGGTTGTTGCGGTCTTCGATATTATTCCTGAGCGGGCGGAAAGGTTAGCGGCACTCTGTCACGCCCGCCCCTATACGGACTTTGACGCCTTCATGCGAGAGGACTTCTCGATCGTTGTGGAAGCCGCCTCCGTCGACGCTGTCAGGAACTACGCGGAAAAGGTCCTCCGTTCCGGGCGAGATATCATCCTTCTCTCAAGCGGAGCCCTTGCGGATGCGGAGTTCCGTGATCATCTCGTCGGGGTTGCGCGAGAGGCGGGAAGGAAGATCCGGATCCCGAGCGGCGCAATCCTCGGGCTTGATAACCTCAAGATAGGCCAGGTTTCACCTCCGACAAAACTCCTCCTGCGAACGACAAAACCGCCTTCGTCGCTTGGGATGTCGGCTACGAGGCGGATGGAGATATTTAAGGGCCTGGCGCACGACTGTATTAGGCAATACCCGAAAAACATCAATGTCGCAGTAGCGTTGGGACTCGCTGCCGGCAGGGATGCCGATGTGGAACTCTGGGTTGACCCCGAGGCAGAGAGGAACACTCATGAGATATTCGTCGAGGGCGACTTCGGGGATATTTATGTCCGGGTCAGGAACGTCCCGAGCCCCGATAACCCTGCAACAAGTTATATGGCTGCCCTCTCCATCCTGACGCTCCTAAAGAACCTCGAGAACCCTCTGGTGGTGGGTACGTAA
- the nadA gene encoding quinolinate synthase NadA, which translates to METEIRALKSAKNAVVLVHNYQPVAIQALGDVVGDSLELAVKAKETRAELLVVCGVRFMAETAKILNPERKVIMPIKDAGCPLADFLTPDLLLEAKERYPDAAVVVYVNSTAEVKALADITCTSANAVSVVRSLPNDTILFGPDANLAAYVQREVPEKTIIPVPPYGHCYVHAGFTLADVEAARKKGGMIVCHPECPPEVLEQADLIASTGGMLRNAAGTDEPWSVFTERELVARLRMLYPGRVFYEKPEAVCADMKKITLADLRRALEHEEHEVVLPLEVMDRARRAIERMLAVGR; encoded by the coding sequence ATGGAGACGGAGATCCGTGCTCTCAAATCTGCGAAGAATGCCGTCGTCTTGGTGCACAACTACCAGCCCGTAGCTATTCAGGCACTCGGCGATGTGGTGGGCGATAGCCTCGAGCTTGCAGTGAAAGCGAAGGAGACCCGTGCGGAGTTGCTCGTCGTCTGCGGTGTCCGGTTTATGGCCGAGACGGCGAAGATCCTCAACCCTGAACGGAAAGTGATCATGCCAATTAAGGATGCGGGATGCCCTCTCGCCGATTTCCTGACCCCGGATCTTCTCCTGGAGGCAAAAGAGCGGTATCCTGATGCGGCCGTTGTAGTCTACGTCAACAGCACGGCAGAGGTCAAGGCACTTGCCGACATCACCTGTACTTCTGCAAACGCAGTCAGCGTCGTTCGATCGCTACCGAATGATACAATCCTCTTTGGGCCGGATGCAAACCTTGCAGCGTACGTTCAGCGGGAAGTTCCCGAAAAGACTATCATTCCGGTACCGCCCTATGGCCACTGCTATGTCCATGCCGGATTCACCCTTGCCGACGTTGAGGCGGCACGAAAGAAAGGCGGTATGATCGTCTGTCATCCCGAATGCCCGCCGGAGGTCCTGGAGCAGGCCGACCTGATTGCGTCCACCGGGGGCATGCTCCGGAACGCTGCAGGTACGGATGAGCCCTGGTCGGTCTTCACCGAGCGTGAGCTGGTCGCCCGCCTCCGGATGCTCTACCCGGGAAGGGTCTTTTACGAGAAACCGGAGGCAGTATGCGCGGATATGAAGAAGATAACCCTCGCTGACCTTCGTAGAGCACTCGAGCACGAGGAGCACGAGGTCGTCCTGCCGCTTGAGGTCATGGACCGGGCACGGCGAGCCATCGAACGGATGCTTGCTGTCGGGAGGTGA
- the nadC gene encoding carboxylating nicotinate-nucleotide diphosphorylase, with product MIPIEDLLRFIQEDAPWGDVTSDAVVPEVTCRAVIQAKDSGIIAGLAEARALFEHFGVTVRARSADGRPVRPGTTLLELDGPARAILLVERTALNIIGRMSGIATRTREAVDAVRAVSPTVRVAATRKTAPGLRLLDKKAVVLGGGDPHRYTLSDMILIKDNHLALVPLPEAVRRAKEKSLYRAVEVEVETAEDAVTAANAGADIILLDNMGPDAVEEAVRTLKERGLREWVILEVSGGVSAADLARYAMTGIDIISMGALTHTVRNFDVSLDILKGAGTIRLP from the coding sequence GTGATCCCGATCGAAGATCTCCTCAGGTTTATTCAAGAAGACGCACCGTGGGGCGACGTCACTTCCGATGCGGTTGTTCCCGAGGTAACCTGCCGGGCAGTTATTCAGGCGAAGGATTCAGGAATCATCGCCGGTCTTGCGGAGGCACGGGCGCTTTTTGAGCATTTTGGGGTCACGGTTCGAGCACGCTCAGCCGACGGTCGGCCGGTCAGGCCGGGGACCACCCTTCTCGAACTCGACGGTCCTGCGAGGGCGATCCTTCTTGTTGAGCGGACAGCGCTCAATATCATCGGGCGCATGAGCGGGATAGCGACCCGGACCCGTGAAGCGGTCGATGCGGTCAGAGCAGTCTCGCCTACCGTGCGGGTTGCAGCGACCCGAAAGACGGCACCGGGGCTGCGGTTGCTGGACAAGAAGGCGGTGGTTCTTGGCGGGGGAGACCCACACCGCTACACGCTCTCGGACATGATCCTGATCAAGGATAATCACCTCGCGCTGGTGCCATTGCCGGAAGCAGTTCGAAGAGCGAAAGAAAAGAGTCTCTACCGTGCCGTCGAGGTGGAGGTCGAGACGGCTGAGGATGCGGTCACGGCCGCCAATGCCGGAGCCGACATCATCCTGCTCGACAATATGGGGCCGGATGCGGTCGAGGAGGCAGTCCGTACACTCAAAGAGCGGGGTCTTCGGGAATGGGTGATCCTCGAGGTTTCCGGAGGGGTTTCTGCCGCTGACCTTGCCAGGTATGCCATGACCGGGATCGACATCATCAGCATGGGCGCCCTCACCCATACGGTCAGGAATTTTGATGTGAGTCTGGATATCCTGAAGGGTGCAGGCACGATCCGGCTCCCCTGA
- a CDS encoding MEDS domain-containing protein: protein MTESYCPTDLPEISWGTHACLFYQNQHEIVKTLVPYVQSGLDQDAYCLCIATEPLPVDSLRKALARRIKDLDRRLRRGEIEILDIHDWYLRGGKFSCSTALENCLQKGLDAQERGYEGMFITGILSWLTEAEWDAFMNYETSVNRTIGDCRIAALCDYSLETCGPCELLEVASRHQVVIIRRDDGWQQISMQDEPASFIEQSVIDQLETNIGQFATLADRIRHPLQMLMAIADLHESEHSETIRKQVQSINAVVRQLDAGWADTRVVREYLLNHDLARSHPGSVRGAGSCLHPSGYPDSHQNS from the coding sequence GTGACAGAGAGTTATTGCCCAACGGACCTACCAGAAATATCCTGGGGTACGCATGCCTGCCTCTTCTACCAGAACCAGCATGAGATCGTCAAGACTCTGGTGCCCTATGTCCAGAGTGGATTGGATCAGGACGCATATTGTCTCTGTATCGCGACAGAGCCTCTGCCGGTCGACTCATTAAGGAAGGCCCTTGCAAGGAGGATTAAAGACCTGGACCGACGCCTGAGGCGAGGAGAGATCGAGATCCTGGATATCCACGATTGGTATTTACGGGGCGGCAAATTCTCGTGCTCTACAGCGTTGGAGAACTGTCTCCAGAAAGGCCTCGACGCCCAGGAGAGGGGCTACGAAGGCATGTTCATTACAGGTATCCTCTCCTGGCTGACAGAAGCAGAATGGGATGCCTTCATGAATTACGAGACGTCGGTTAACCGGACAATAGGTGATTGCCGGATAGCTGCCCTCTGTGATTATTCGCTTGAGACCTGCGGGCCATGCGAACTGTTGGAAGTCGCTTCCAGGCACCAGGTGGTTATCATCCGGCGGGACGACGGATGGCAGCAGATCAGCATGCAGGATGAACCGGCATCCTTTATAGAACAAAGCGTTATTGACCAGCTTGAGACGAACATCGGGCAATTCGCAACCCTTGCCGACCGAATCCGCCATCCCCTTCAGATGCTCATGGCGATAGCCGACCTACATGAGAGTGAACACTCTGAGACGATCCGCAAGCAGGTCCAGAGCATCAATGCAGTCGTCCGGCAGCTCGACGCCGGCTGGGCCGATACGAGGGTGGTCAGGGAGTATCTCCTGAACCACGATCTCGCGAGGAGCCATCCGGGATCAGTCAGGGGAGCCGGATCGTGCCTGCACCCTTCAGGATATCCAGACTCACATCAAAATTCCTGA
- a CDS encoding HEAT repeat domain-containing protein, producing MLESENLNDRWRAADALGELGDSRAVQPLIQALDDEYVDVRWKAAKALGHLDGREAVLPLIDCLADESPWVRAGAAWALGNIGDPRAVEPLIRVLNDPKPRVRKMAAWALGRIGNLRARGPLVNLLGDADREVRLAAREALDEIVTEREIPTI from the coding sequence ATGCTGGAGTCCGAGAATCTCAACGACCGATGGCGAGCTGCTGATGCGCTTGGTGAGTTGGGCGATAGTCGTGCGGTGCAGCCCCTGATCCAGGCGCTGGATGACGAGTATGTCGATGTTCGGTGGAAGGCGGCGAAGGCACTCGGGCATCTCGATGGACGCGAAGCCGTTCTCCCGCTGATAGATTGCCTTGCGGATGAGAGCCCCTGGGTTCGGGCGGGTGCAGCGTGGGCGCTCGGGAATATCGGCGACCCCCGGGCGGTCGAGCCGCTGATCCGGGTGCTCAACGATCCAAAGCCGCGAGTCCGGAAGATGGCTGCATGGGCGCTCGGGCGGATAGGAAATCTGCGTGCCAGGGGACCCCTGGTCAACCTTCTCGGCGACGCCGACCGCGAGGTCAGGCTTGCTGCCCGGGAGGCGCTTGATGAGATTGTAACCGAGCGAGAGATCCCAACCATCTGA
- a CDS encoding nucleoside deaminase, with amino-acid sequence MKCAIEEAEAGLREGGIPIGAVLVRDGRIIGRGRNRRVQCNDPLLHAEIDCLRNAGRILNYSDCTLYSTLMPCYLCAGAVVQFGIGKVVAGESENFPGAREFLESHGVEVLDLDLDVCKTMMHAFIEAHPDLWYEDIGLL; translated from the coding sequence ATGAAGTGTGCCATTGAGGAGGCAGAGGCGGGGCTGAGAGAAGGCGGGATCCCTATAGGGGCGGTGCTGGTCCGCGATGGTCGGATCATAGGGCGGGGCCGGAACCGGCGTGTCCAGTGTAACGACCCCCTCCTCCACGCCGAGATCGACTGTCTGAGAAACGCCGGGAGGATCCTGAACTACTCGGACTGCACCCTCTACTCCACGCTGATGCCCTGCTATCTCTGTGCGGGAGCGGTTGTCCAGTTCGGGATTGGGAAGGTCGTGGCGGGGGAGTCGGAGAACTTCCCGGGAGCACGGGAGTTTCTTGAGTCCCATGGGGTTGAGGTGCTCGATCTGGATCTTGATGTCTGCAAGACGATGATGCATGCGTTCATCGAGGCTCATCCCGACCTCTGGTATGAGGATATCGGGCTATTATGA
- a CDS encoding universal stress protein has product MKILVLIDGSKWSQKAALHAIKLAKRKNAEVVLFSVLDIAEAKAMAFNFCTQSGICEMLKDYEGRIWNDMKKSIADDQNNILTRYRGEKILCSGKIVEGNIRDEVIKEANSGGYGLVVMGAFGRSGKNRISALLEQIGGAVKPPLLVVR; this is encoded by the coding sequence ATGAAGATACTCGTGCTCATCGATGGGTCAAAGTGGAGCCAGAAAGCGGCTCTCCACGCGATCAAACTGGCAAAGCGGAAGAATGCCGAGGTCGTCCTCTTCTCAGTCCTGGATATCGCTGAGGCCAAAGCGATGGCGTTCAACTTCTGCACGCAAAGCGGTATCTGCGAGATGTTGAAGGATTATGAGGGCCGGATCTGGAACGATATGAAGAAGAGCATCGCGGACGATCAGAACAACATCCTCACACGATACCGGGGGGAGAAGATCCTCTGTTCGGGAAAGATTGTCGAGGGCAATATCCGGGATGAGGTCATCAAGGAGGCAAACTCCGGCGGATACGGTCTGGTCGTGATGGGCGCTTTCGGTCGGAGCGGAAAGAACCGGATCAGCGCCCTGCTCGAACAGATCGGCGGCGCGGTCAAGCCGCCGCTGCTCGTCGTCAGATAA